One window from the genome of Terriglobales bacterium encodes:
- a CDS encoding response regulator: MSIRRASRLVAIVDDDESFQRALQDLIESDGLYTLCFGSAEQFLHSNALQEAGCLIADVRMPGMSGLELQAKLKAERGRIPIIFITAHGDAKMRIHAMREGAVEFLAKPFDDAVLLEIVHGALERWRND; encoded by the coding sequence ATGAGTATCCGGCGAGCCTCAAGACTCGTAGCAATCGTGGACGACGACGAGTCGTTTCAGCGTGCGCTGCAAGATCTGATCGAGTCGGATGGCCTGTACACGCTCTGCTTCGGCTCCGCGGAACAATTCCTGCATTCCAATGCCCTCCAAGAGGCTGGGTGCCTGATCGCCGACGTTCGCATGCCAGGTATGTCCGGTCTTGAACTGCAAGCGAAGCTTAAGGCGGAGCGAGGCCGAATACCGATCATCTTCATCACTGCGCATGGCGACGCCAAGATGCGAATTCATGCGATGCGCGAGGGGGCAGTGGAGTTCTTGGCCAAACCGTTCGACGATGCAGTCCTCTTAGAAATCGTCCATGGAGCTCTTGAGAGGTGGAGAAATGACTGA
- a CDS encoding response regulator transcription factor, which yields MKSAAVPTVFIIDDDRGMRQAIQDLVESVGLRAQAFATGQEFLNNQRTSEPSCLILDVRLPQMSGLDFQRQLAETGVQIPIIFITAHGDIPMSVRALKSGAVEFLTKPFRDQDLLDAIQQALQGDIAARKQQAEIHNLQERYQSLTAREREVMTLVVTGLLNKQIASEIRASEGTVKIHRGHVMRKMRAESVVELLRMADKLKLSPRK from the coding sequence ATGAAATCGGCGGCCGTTCCCACCGTGTTCATCATCGATGATGACCGCGGCATGCGTCAGGCGATCCAGGATCTCGTAGAGTCAGTTGGCCTCCGCGCCCAAGCTTTCGCAACGGGCCAGGAGTTTCTTAACAACCAACGCACGAGTGAACCGAGTTGCCTAATCCTGGACGTAAGATTGCCCCAAATGAGCGGACTCGATTTCCAGCGCCAATTGGCCGAAACTGGCGTTCAGATTCCCATCATCTTTATTACGGCTCACGGCGACATTCCCATGTCGGTCAGGGCGTTGAAGTCGGGTGCGGTGGAATTCTTGACGAAACCCTTCAGGGACCAGGATCTGCTGGACGCCATTCAGCAGGCTCTCCAGGGTGACATCGCCGCGCGAAAGCAGCAGGCCGAGATCCACAATTTGCAAGAGCGATATCAGTCATTGACCGCGCGAGAGCGTGAGGTTATGACTCTCGTCGTCACCGGCCTGCTGAATAAGCAGATTGCCTCTGAAATCCGCGCAAGCGAGGGTACAGTAAAAATCCACCGAGGCCACGTCATGCGGAAGATGCGGGCGGAATCTGTGGTTGAGCTACTACGCATGGCCGACAAATTAAAACTCTCACCACGTAAGTAG